The genomic interval TTTCCGAGGTCCAGAGCGCGGAGAGCAAGGGACGAAGCGGCTTCGGGATCGCGGACCCGGCATTTTCCAACAACGCCGGCAGAGCGCTCTGGGATGCTTCCGGTTGATTTTCCCCCTTGAGCTCGGCAAAGAAGGAAGCCCTAAGCGTTTTCCCCACGACATCCTGTAAAGCGGTCAGTTTCGTCATTGTTTCCCCTTATGAATGATCCAAATCAAAGCGAGGCCACTTCACTCGGCGGGCCGAAGATGAAATTCAAAATAGAAGCGATGATCGAATCGTCGTCGATCGGCGGAACCGGCTTCTTCTCGGGCTGCTCGGCCGGCGGGACATAGGGCGGTGGCTCGCATTGGTAGAGGCGGATCTTGCCGTTCTCCCAGCGCATATTCATGGTCACCGACTTGACGATTCGCTCCTCGGGCTGGAAGATCCACCAGCCGGTGTTGCCAAGATAGCGCTCGTCCATGTGGACCGTGACCACCTTGGTCAGGCCGTCGGGAAATGGCGCCGGTTCTTCGTTCTCGATTTTCCAGGGAAAGAGCGGCCGCCAGGGATTGTTGATCGTCTTCTCGAGCCGGATTCGGGCGTCGCGAATCTCGAGGTCATTGATCACGCCGTCGAGCCGGTACTCTTCGAGGCAGCTGTCGGAATCGACATCCTCGCAGATCGCCGCGTTCTCGGCGTAGTAGGCCTCGTAAAGCCTCTCCCCACTGGTGTCGTTAATCCAAACTTTGCCGCCCATACTCTTCTCTCCCTACATCGTATAAAGCAAAGCGGGTGCCATGCATTAAAATTAATAATTTCAATATGTTATATAAAATATCCCTTTCGGAAAATCCGTCACTAGTTCACAGGTTGGGAACTAAACCGGGACTGAAAACCCCATGGATTTGAGGTTGAATGGTCGATTCCGATGACGTAAGAGCGCTTATGTCCCTCACCGTCATCGGCACCGTTGCCTTGGATAGCGTCGAAACCCCCTTCGGAAAAATCGAGGAAGGCTTGGGCGGCTCGGCCACCCATTTCGCGGCCTCGGCCAGCTTTTTCAGCCCCCTCTCGCTGGTCGCCGTCGTCGGCGAGGATTTCCCGGAAAAGCACGTCGATTTCTTCAAGAGCCGGCCCATCGATTTGGAATGTCTCAAGCGCCTGCCCGGTAAGACCTTCCGCTGGAAAGGCCGCTACGAGCACGATCTCAACACCGCCCATACCCTCGACACCCAGCTCAACGTCCTGCTCGACTTTGCGCCCCAATTGAACGGCGGCGCCCGACGCAATCCCTTCCTCTTCCTCGGCAACATCGATCCGAGCCTCCAGGAGCGAGTCATCGACCAGATGGAAGGCCAGCCCCTGATCGCGATGGACACGATGAATTTCTGGATCAAGGATTACCGCGAGCCGCTGCTCAAGACTCTGAAGAAGGTCGACATGCTGGTGATCAACGAGGGCGAGGCCCGGCTTTTGGCCGACACGCCCAATTTGGTGAAGGCCAGCAAGATCATTCGCGGCCTCGGCCCCAAGACCCTGATCGTCAAGCGCGGCGAGTACGGCGCCCTGGTCTTCCACGGCGAGGAGATCTTCAACGCGCCGGCCCTGCCGCTGGAGGAGATCCTCGACCCGACCGGCGCCGGCGACGCCTTCGCCGGCGGCCTGATGGGCTATCTCGCCCAGACCGGCGACCGCAGCTTCCGCAACCTCCGCAAGGCCGTGATCTACGGCAGCGTGATGGCCAGCTTCATCGTCGAGAAATTCAGCATGGACCGCCTGCGCTCCTTGAGCCGGGAGGAGATCGAAGCCCGCTACCGCCTGTTCTGCGAGCTGGCTCACTTTGAAAATTTTGCCGGAGCCGCTTGAATGTCGAAATTCGAAGAAGCCAAAAAGACCTGGGAAGAAAAAGTCCTCAAGA from bacterium carries:
- a CDS encoding PfkB family carbohydrate kinase, which translates into the protein MSLTVIGTVALDSVETPFGKIEEGLGGSATHFAASASFFSPLSLVAVVGEDFPEKHVDFFKSRPIDLECLKRLPGKTFRWKGRYEHDLNTAHTLDTQLNVLLDFAPQLNGGARRNPFLFLGNIDPSLQERVIDQMEGQPLIAMDTMNFWIKDYREPLLKTLKKVDMLVINEGEARLLADTPNLVKASKIIRGLGPKTLIVKRGEYGALVFHGEEIFNAPALPLEEILDPTGAGDAFAGGLMGYLAQTGDRSFRNLRKAVIYGSVMASFIVEKFSMDRLRSLSREEIEARYRLFCELAHFENFAGAA